A genomic stretch from Coregonus clupeaformis isolate EN_2021a unplaced genomic scaffold, ASM2061545v1 scaf1067, whole genome shotgun sequence includes:
- the LOC121565794 gene encoding C-type lectin domain family 4 member E-like yields MSEGVYENSNGFIDYEPDAMKNTDIDGQLYGNVKAFKPSPRDGVVASVHVQWWKRPSGVAAVCLGLLCVLLLAGIIGLSVYYGVIGHHDSIEREQLQASYSFMTKERDKLQTSYNNLTAERDQLQTERDFLSRSLTNLKPTCPEGWQKFESSWYFLSTETKTWKESREDCLVRGADLVIINSENEQEFVFNLSNGVWIGLTDSVTEGTWRWVDGTPLTTPRYWHKPQPDNGGGNPEYGEEDCVEIRKDQRPLEAWNDKSCDRKHNWICEKVV; encoded by the exons ATGTCAGAGGGAGTCTATGAAAACTCGAATGGATTCATAGACTATGAGCCTGATGCAATGAAGAACACGGACATTGATGGCCAATTATATGGCAACGTAAAAGCCTTCAAGCCCAGTCCAAGAGATGGAGTTGTTGCTTCAG TTCATGTTCAGTGGTGGAAGAGACCCTCTGGagttgctgcagtgtgtctggggctgctgtgtgttctcctactggctgggatcataggcctgtctgtctact ATGGAGTCATTGGTCATCACGACTCaatagagagagaacagctacaggCCAGTTACAGCTTtatgactaaagagagagacaagctacagaccagttacaacaacctgactgcagagagagaccagctacagactgagagagattttCTTAGCAGGAGTCTTACCAATCTCA AACCAACTTGTCCTGAAGGATGGCAGAAGTTTGAATCCAGTTGGTACTTCCTGTCTACTGAGACTAAAACCTggaaggagagcagagaggactgtctggttagaggagcagacctggtgatcataaacAGCGAAAACgaacag GAGTTTGTCTTCAACCTCAGCAATGGAgtctggattggtctgactgactctGTTACTGAGGGGACCTGGAGATGGGTGGACGGCAccccactgaccaccccaag gtactggcaTAAACCACAGCCTGATAATGGTGGTGGCAATCCAGAATATGGTGAGGAGGACTGTGTTGAGATACGTAAAGATCAGCGTCCTCTGGAGGCCTGGAATGACAAGTCATGTGACAGGAAACACAACTGGATTTGTGAGAAAGTGGTTtaa